One Candidatus Obscuribacterales bacterium genomic window carries:
- a CDS encoding tetratricopeptide repeat protein, translating into MARRPFFQLHSAKLILGLVLCLVISLDGYAYKNGEFPGIGSRRTWSQANVSYDLGNKYADQQKYDLAIRKYDEALSLYSHDPRYFFNVGLCLVKRDKSGDIQRAASAFRSATQLDPANWKYWNGLATPLFQLGKYGDARAALLKSLSAGAPQDVVPLIKVSLKEIDDASKKSR; encoded by the coding sequence ATGGCTCGTCGTCCCTTTTTCCAGCTTCACTCAGCCAAGCTGATTCTTGGTTTGGTCCTGTGTCTGGTAATTTCACTCGACGGATATGCGTATAAAAATGGAGAGTTCCCTGGAATTGGTAGTCGAAGGACCTGGAGCCAAGCAAATGTTTCGTACGACCTTGGTAATAAGTACGCCGACCAACAAAAATACGATTTAGCGATTAGAAAATATGATGAGGCATTATCGCTTTATTCGCATGATCCAAGGTATTTTTTCAACGTGGGACTTTGTCTCGTAAAAAGGGACAAATCTGGCGACATTCAACGTGCGGCATCTGCATTTAGGAGCGCAACGCAATTGGATCCGGCCAATTGGAAGTATTGGAATGGCTTAGCTACTCCATTGTTCCAACTTGGAAAATACGGGGATGCTAGGGCTGCCCTGCTTAAGTCTCTCTCCGCAGGCGCACCACAAGATGTTGTACCTCTAATCAAGGTGAGTTTGAAAGAAATAGACGATGCGTCTAAGAAGTCTCGCTAG
- a CDS encoding sugar porter family MFS transporter → MNTSLFLLRSSIVGALGGLLFGFDTAVIAGATNSLSQTFQLGAAALGFTVSSALWGTVISAMFAGIPGEKIGARDALRITALLYVVSAIGCAFAFDWWTLIAFRFIGGLAIGASSVLGPIYIAELAPAKWRGRLVGLFQVNIVVGILLAYFSNYIIGLQQFGLNEWRWQLGVSGILAIFFLAMLFGIPRSPRWLVSKNHTAEALSVLHSTGIENPEQELQSIENSLGMDKLAEKEPLFNRRYMKPILLALSIGIFNQLSGINAILYYLNDIFAQAGFSKMSSDLQAVAIGLTNLICTLAAMTVIDRFGRKPLLLTGAIGTAFCLFGVAAVFYTHQHQAMLLWFLVGFIAFFAISQGAVIWVYLSEIFPTRVRARGQSLGCSAHWIMNAIISGVFPVLAKTSGAVPFAFFGLMMLLQFVAVLFFYPETKQISLEKLQESLGLSEEKSVVVHH, encoded by the coding sequence ATGAATACATCACTTTTCCTCTTAAGAAGTTCAATTGTCGGTGCCCTGGGTGGACTCTTGTTCGGCTTCGATACAGCTGTTATCGCCGGTGCGACAAATTCGCTGTCACAGACTTTCCAACTGGGCGCTGCGGCTCTTGGTTTTACGGTATCGAGCGCTCTCTGGGGTACGGTTATTAGCGCGATGTTTGCCGGCATTCCCGGTGAGAAAATTGGCGCGCGTGATGCGCTGAGAATCACAGCATTGCTCTATGTGGTTTCAGCAATTGGTTGCGCTTTTGCATTCGATTGGTGGACGCTCATTGCATTTCGTTTCATCGGCGGATTGGCTATCGGAGCTTCCTCCGTACTCGGTCCAATTTACATAGCAGAACTTGCGCCGGCAAAATGGCGTGGTCGACTGGTCGGACTATTCCAAGTCAATATAGTTGTAGGGATACTGTTGGCGTATTTCTCAAACTACATAATTGGCTTGCAACAATTTGGTTTAAATGAATGGCGCTGGCAATTGGGCGTCTCCGGTATTCTAGCTATATTCTTTTTAGCGATGCTCTTCGGTATTCCTCGCAGTCCTCGTTGGCTGGTCAGCAAGAATCACACAGCAGAAGCATTGTCCGTACTTCACTCAACCGGTATTGAAAATCCGGAGCAAGAGCTTCAATCAATTGAGAATTCGCTCGGTATGGACAAGCTTGCAGAGAAAGAACCACTGTTCAACCGACGTTACATGAAGCCTATTTTGCTGGCGCTTTCAATTGGCATTTTCAATCAACTGTCAGGCATCAATGCCATTCTCTATTACCTCAATGATATTTTTGCTCAAGCAGGATTCAGCAAGATGTCGTCCGACCTGCAGGCAGTGGCGATTGGACTGACAAATTTGATTTGCACACTTGCTGCAATGACAGTAATTGATCGTTTCGGTCGTAAACCGCTTCTATTAACAGGAGCAATTGGAACAGCATTTTGCTTGTTTGGTGTTGCGGCTGTCTTCTATACCCATCAGCATCAAGCGATGTTGCTGTGGTTCCTCGTTGGATTCATTGCGTTTTTCGCCATTTCGCAAGGTGCTGTCATCTGGGTCTATCTGAGCGAAATATTTCCTACGCGCGTTAGAGCGCGAGGACAAAGTCTTGGTTGCTCGGCACACTGGATAATGAATGCCATTATCTCCGGTGTATTTCCAGTTTTGGCGAAGACGTCCGGTGCTGTTCCGTTTGCGTTTTTCGGATTGATGATGCTCTTGCAATTCGTGGCAGTATTGTTCTTCTATCCAGAGACAAAGCAAATCTCGCTCGAGAAACTACAAGAGTCTCTTGGTTTAAGTGAAGAAAAGTCAGTAGTTGTTCATCACTAA
- a CDS encoding GNAT family N-acetyltransferase, translated as MSQIKIETIKNVDDAGRVARVHWVTRQKAYADILPKEYVAQKSFSDRERQWYSNIEKAGQGDGTIWIAQLNGFDAGFAAAGATRDEDLDEKKSAELYYIYVMPDYWGSGVGKKLFDKACDEMRSAKFNEITVWVYEPNAFARKFYERQGMKLTKATRPIPEFETYKVVRYSMPL; from the coding sequence ATGAGCCAAATAAAAATCGAGACAATCAAGAATGTCGATGACGCCGGGCGCGTAGCCCGCGTGCACTGGGTGACGCGCCAGAAAGCCTATGCTGACATACTTCCGAAAGAATACGTTGCTCAGAAGTCATTCAGTGATAGAGAGCGGCAGTGGTACTCGAATATTGAGAAAGCCGGGCAAGGCGATGGCACAATATGGATCGCTCAGCTAAACGGTTTTGACGCAGGCTTTGCTGCTGCCGGCGCTACAAGAGACGAAGATCTCGACGAGAAGAAATCGGCAGAACTTTACTACATCTATGTGATGCCTGACTATTGGGGTTCAGGTGTAGGCAAGAAATTATTTGATAAGGCATGCGACGAAATGCGCAGTGCCAAATTTAATGAAATTACTGTCTGGGTATACGAGCCTAATGCGTTTGCCCGTAAATTCTACGAGCGTCAGGGCATGAAGTTGACCAAGGCGACCCGACCAATCCCGGAATTTGAAACGTACAAAGTTGTCCGCTATTCGATGCCGTTATAG
- a CDS encoding cupin domain-containing protein translates to MTVLQDADVKTLAGVNFTAIDVGPLAELDSYKLEVPAVNRKVRGKLFIKELLGLTGMQISMNKLPANAAVPFYHQHKENEESYVFIKGKGQMQIDGQIFDVQEGSIVRISTGGSRTLRNNSNDDLYFLCIQAKENSLNIDTFEDGIKSDKEVAW, encoded by the coding sequence ATGACAGTTTTACAAGATGCAGACGTCAAAACCCTTGCTGGGGTTAACTTTACGGCAATTGATGTGGGTCCGCTAGCCGAGCTGGACTCTTATAAGCTCGAAGTGCCGGCAGTTAACAGAAAAGTCCGCGGCAAACTATTTATCAAAGAATTGCTTGGGCTGACAGGCATGCAGATATCTATGAACAAGCTACCTGCTAATGCTGCCGTGCCTTTCTACCATCAGCACAAAGAAAATGAAGAGTCGTATGTCTTTATTAAAGGCAAAGGACAGATGCAAATTGATGGACAAATATTTGATGTGCAGGAAGGCTCCATAGTGCGCATTTCCACGGGTGGGAGCAGAACCCTGCGTAACAATTCCAACGACGATCTCTACTTCCTTTGCATTCAGGCGAAGGAAAACTCACTGAATATCGATACATTTGAAGACGGCATTAAGTCCGACAAAGAAGTCGCCTGGTAG
- a CDS encoding SRPBCC family protein: MATESFSDQLVSALQPTGDQKEAACAASKRLSENVMAVSKDNSDINYQMNNGRVECYPPPITPRCRFEEIPPDSTIVTKSVNDMIAREQSMHNDLSQISPVVAADPKLAKELNEVNNRLQSLELETNKLYELTSAERYNEGAIDKENRVIGKLTKSLEESRKTLSRDMGCDANDAQRDLVKPEHETVSCDVAMKPKQVWKQIGTFDALPWHPGIQSGSLSEDGKIRSLVADGGAPTFTEELIGQGEDRKTGERYYTYKMAGGLPVQPISTLRVEPHGKGSRITWTAEMDLSDLDEQTAQAVSGGIKGFYQQGLSALMEKLNKK; encoded by the coding sequence ATGGCTACTGAAAGTTTTTCCGATCAACTGGTATCCGCACTTCAACCGACAGGCGACCAAAAGGAAGCAGCATGCGCGGCATCCAAACGATTAAGCGAAAACGTCATGGCTGTGTCCAAAGACAACAGCGATATCAACTATCAAATGAACAACGGTAGAGTCGAATGCTATCCACCGCCTATTACTCCGCGCTGTCGCTTCGAAGAAATTCCACCGGATTCTACTATCGTAACGAAAAGCGTCAATGACATGATTGCGCGTGAGCAATCAATGCACAATGACTTAAGCCAAATATCTCCTGTCGTTGCAGCTGATCCTAAACTAGCGAAAGAGTTGAACGAAGTTAACAATCGTCTGCAGTCTCTCGAATTGGAGACCAATAAGCTTTATGAGTTAACTTCAGCAGAAAGATATAACGAAGGCGCCATCGACAAAGAAAACAGAGTCATCGGCAAACTCACTAAAAGCCTAGAAGAAAGTCGCAAGACTCTTTCCAGAGATATGGGATGTGACGCCAATGATGCGCAACGCGACCTCGTAAAACCTGAACATGAAACTGTATCCTGCGATGTTGCGATGAAACCAAAACAAGTCTGGAAGCAGATAGGCACCTTCGATGCCTTACCGTGGCACCCAGGAATTCAGTCAGGAAGTCTTTCGGAAGACGGCAAGATTCGTTCGCTAGTCGCAGACGGTGGCGCCCCAACATTTACCGAGGAATTGATCGGACAGGGCGAAGACCGCAAAACAGGCGAACGATATTACACCTATAAAATGGCTGGAGGCTTGCCTGTACAACCGATTTCCACATTGCGAGTCGAACCTCACGGCAAAGGCAGTCGCATCACATGGACAGCCGAGATGGATTTAAGCGATCTCGATGAGCAGACAGCTCAAGCAGTGAGCGGTGGCATCAAGGGCTTCTACCAGCAGGGACTATCAGCCTTGATGGAAAAGCTCAATAAAAAATAG
- a CDS encoding TetR/AcrR family transcriptional regulator — MSKGRPRQFDTDSALDEAMLVFWRLGYRGTSLDDLTEAMDINRPSLYAAFGDKERLFLAAIDRYKEKHLSGPMKKLLVAENLQKGLPTFFNSMLSVIVNDDNPPGCMIACLLSEECCESEVIQAKLADSIKSADALFTRVLEKHADELSANLDPSSAGRLMTTTLHGISIRSRSGASKKELQGIAQSYIKVVLR, encoded by the coding sequence ATGAGTAAGGGTAGACCAAGACAGTTTGATACTGACAGCGCGCTGGATGAGGCAATGCTGGTTTTCTGGCGCCTGGGCTATCGCGGAACTTCACTGGATGACCTTACGGAAGCAATGGATATTAATAGGCCAAGCCTCTACGCCGCGTTCGGCGACAAAGAGAGGCTATTTCTAGCAGCGATTGATCGTTATAAAGAAAAACACTTATCCGGCCCAATGAAGAAATTGCTCGTCGCTGAGAATTTGCAAAAGGGTCTACCGACATTTTTCAATTCAATGCTGTCAGTAATAGTCAACGACGATAACCCGCCTGGATGCATGATTGCCTGCCTCCTAAGCGAAGAATGTTGTGAGTCGGAAGTGATACAGGCAAAACTTGCTGACTCGATCAAATCAGCAGATGCATTGTTCACGCGCGTTCTTGAAAAACATGCCGACGAGTTAAGCGCCAACCTAGACCCAAGCTCAGCCGGCAGACTGATGACGACTACTCTTCACGGCATTTCCATTAGATCTCGCTCGGGAGCAAGCAAGAAAGAATTGCAGGGCATTGCCCAGTCATATATAAAAGTAGTTTTGCGCTAG